Below is a genomic region from Raphanus sativus cultivar WK10039 chromosome 4, ASM80110v3, whole genome shotgun sequence.
GAAGTGCAAACTGCCGTGGGACTGGCAGGTGGATCAGCTGGTTTACATAGAAGAAGGAGAGGTTCGTGTTGTACCCGAAGGAAGCAAGAGGTATATGCAGTTTTTAGCTGGAGACCTTGTTCGTTACCCGAAATGGTTGGAGGCTGATCTTTTCTTTAACGCTCCTTACCGCGAACGGTATTGTTTCAAGGCCTATGGTGATGATTGATTTAGAAGTTAGAGCCAAGAAAGTTTAaacttgtgtgtgtgtgtgtgtgttgttgttgttatagACTGATGGATCTTTTTTGTGATAGTATAAGAAAAcaattctcttcttcttcagaatTTGTAATGCTAAACGTAACAGAGCAGAGATAAAGAAATCACAAGTGAGCTCTCGAAGTTTCTTGTTTTGGAGAGAATGTAGCATTTTAATCGAACTAGTCAACTTTTGGAACAATAAGTAAAACAGAGTAGCTTTCAGACAGATTTGAGAGAGGGATGAAGAATCAAAAAGGATCTTGTTCCCAAGAATAGATTGTAGCATTTTAATTGAATTAAAAGGACATTTTGAAATTGAATAATTAGTTCTTGGAGCATTTTGAAGGTTTGTTTGCTTCGATAACCTCACAGTTCCTTGTTAACTTTAACTGAAGTTTCTTTAAAATGTTGGGAGGAAGTTTTGGTGTGTGTCTTTGGTATGCTTGCATCGGACGTCTCCTTATGTTGGGATAACCTAGACTTGAACG
It encodes:
- the LOC108851559 gene encoding uncharacterized protein LOC108851559, with the translated sequence MASLIMATPFPGSSLTQFKKTNNLSVQRAFKVTSMQTPLEELYNVKVERKVSQRRLDELGVSKWSVWKTGKCKLPWDWQVDQLVYIEEGEVRVVPEGSKRYMQFLAGDLVRYPKWLEADLFFNAPYRERYCFKAYGDD